A genomic segment from Nitrosopumilus sp. K4 encodes:
- a CDS encoding SIMPL domain-containing protein produces MKKSNQTIVAVIAVLVVSVSLSAAFNEADAEEITPFPSREKTISVSGQATLEVVPDLLTIRLGTETQEKTAQEALASNSEMMNKVISALKTAGVSEEEISTSSLNIHPVYESYKDERGDYRSKLVGYKVSNIISVETKNLDSAASIIDGAVSAGVNRIDSVYFSLSPEIYNVLKDQLLEEAVINAREKAEIALSPLDHKIIGIKSISLSEFSIPYPMPAFRGDFAMAESMAKSAPTPVFSSDQDVTTSAHVVFLIGSN; encoded by the coding sequence ATGAAAAAATCAAATCAAACCATAGTTGCAGTGATTGCAGTCCTGGTTGTCTCAGTTTCTTTGAGCGCTGCCTTTAATGAGGCAGATGCAGAGGAGATTACACCATTTCCTTCAAGAGAAAAGACCATTTCTGTATCAGGACAAGCAACACTTGAAGTAGTTCCAGATCTGCTCACAATTAGACTAGGAACAGAAACTCAAGAAAAAACTGCTCAAGAGGCTTTGGCATCAAATTCAGAGATGATGAACAAAGTAATCTCTGCATTAAAGACTGCAGGAGTATCAGAAGAGGAAATCAGTACCTCATCACTCAATATTCATCCAGTCTATGAGAGCTACAAAGATGAAAGAGGAGATTATCGTTCCAAACTTGTAGGATACAAGGTTTCCAACATCATCTCAGTTGAAACCAAAAACCTTGATTCAGCTGCATCTATTATTGATGGAGCAGTTTCAGCAGGGGTGAACAGAATAGATTCTGTGTATTTTTCATTATCTCCTGAGATATACAACGTTCTCAAAGATCAACTCCTAGAAGAAGCAGTAATCAATGCAAGAGAAAAGGCAGAGATTGCACTATCACCCCTTGATCACAAGATTATTGGGATAAAGAGCATCTCACTTTCTGAATTCAGCATACCATATCCAATGCCAGCATTCAGAGGAGACTTTGCCATGGCAGAATCAATGGCAAAATCTGCACCAACACCAGTGTTTTCTTCTGATCAAGACGTTACAACATCAGCTCATGTTGTATTTCTGATCGGAAGCAATTAA
- a CDS encoding Fur family transcriptional regulator, with protein MQLEQIVDSLREEGHRITPQRIAIMDYLLNTEDHPSAELVHSTIKKRYPMVSLSTVYKTLDLLREKKLVNEIEVEGEARFDAHIDDHINLVCLNCGKIEDIDEKALRNIQTKVAKKSEYLIIKGSFELHGYCSKCKSKFQ; from the coding sequence ATGCAATTAGAGCAGATAGTGGATTCACTTAGAGAAGAAGGTCACAGAATAACTCCACAAAGAATAGCCATTATGGATTATCTTCTAAATACAGAGGATCATCCTAGCGCAGAACTTGTTCATTCCACTATAAAGAAAAGATATCCAATGGTTAGTCTTTCAACAGTATACAAAACACTAGATCTGCTAAGAGAAAAGAAACTAGTAAATGAAATTGAAGTTGAAGGAGAGGCAAGATTTGATGCACATATAGATGATCACATAAATCTGGTTTGTCTAAACTGTGGAAAAATTGAAGATATTGATGAAAAGGCGTTAAGAAATATTCAGACCAAGGTTGCAAAAAAATCAGAATATCTAATTATCAAAGGAAGTTTTGAACTGCATGGTTATTGCAGTAAATGTAAATCAAAATTCCAATAG
- a CDS encoding archease, giving the protein MSYNFLDHATDAIIEVRGKDLKEAFSVTADAVINITLDQDKVDEKGQKEIIAKGKDLRYLLFSWLEEITFVLITEGFAIRRVELDISKNGEYIIRANAFGEPLDFSKHNFKVEIKAPTFYDMEIKENNEVYMRFLLDL; this is encoded by the coding sequence TTGAGTTACAACTTTTTAGATCATGCAACAGATGCAATAATCGAAGTCAGAGGCAAAGATCTCAAAGAAGCATTTTCAGTAACGGCTGACGCAGTAATCAACATAACACTTGATCAAGACAAGGTTGACGAAAAAGGCCAAAAAGAAATTATTGCCAAAGGCAAGGATCTAAGATACCTGTTATTTAGCTGGTTAGAAGAGATCACTTTTGTTCTAATTACAGAAGGGTTTGCAATCAGAAGAGTAGAACTAGATATTTCAAAGAATGGAGAATACATCATCAGAGCAAATGCATTTGGGGAACCATTGGATTTTTCAAAACATAATTTCAAAGTCGAGATAAAGGCCCCTACATTTTACGACATGGAAATCAAGGAAAATAACGAGGTCTATATGCGGTTTTTACTTGATTTGTAG
- a CDS encoding CFI-box-CTERM domain-containing protein, which translates to MQAKLAVFAVLSLFVIMITPAYANVTSIKLEKSFFTIDEEFSFIGTQDYRDIVYVIIHDSTGDYKGILSDHNPDTGKFSTIPRAVSLFFDNEGIYNATAFTDEQKQENGTSILIEFDGEQIFEVPDFVLALKTISDKTIEEKKTLTFTATLTEPVDGAVFSLEKNPPTGATINSETGKFTFTPTESQGPGSYTFDIVVTKGAQVDRETIKITVTEKVETDPQPKPEPKDEPEPKDEPEPKELEIPAPFVEEAKDPQSYVDRYNNEASYKKWFDVNYPEYSSIYQAVGLEEPLEIPAPFVDEAKDPQSYVDRYNNEASYKKWFDANYPEYSSIYQAVGLEEPKELAAFVDPNQDPQYYIDRYNNEPKYKDWFDKTYPDITIYEAVGLEEPEVIEPEFGECGPGTKLIDGKCTIVKNSKEGGGCLIATATYGSEMAPQVQLLREIRDSKVMSTESGASFMAGFNQFYYSFSPYVADYERENPVFKEMVRIGITPMLSTLSIMSMADSEQEILGYGIAVIMMNVGMYVAAPAIMIYGISKVRKVRF; encoded by the coding sequence ATGCAGGCAAAACTAGCTGTATTTGCAGTATTATCATTATTTGTAATTATGATCACACCAGCATATGCAAATGTTACATCAATAAAATTAGAAAAGAGTTTTTTTACAATAGATGAAGAGTTTAGTTTTATTGGAACACAAGACTATAGAGATATTGTTTATGTAATTATTCATGATTCAACTGGGGATTATAAGGGAATATTATCAGATCACAATCCAGACACAGGGAAGTTTTCTACAATTCCAAGAGCAGTTTCATTATTTTTTGATAATGAGGGAATATACAATGCCACAGCATTTACTGATGAACAAAAACAAGAAAATGGTACATCCATACTGATAGAGTTTGATGGCGAACAAATCTTTGAGGTTCCTGATTTTGTTTTAGCTTTAAAGACTATTTCAGATAAAACAATTGAAGAAAAGAAGACACTTACATTTACAGCAACATTAACAGAACCAGTAGATGGTGCAGTGTTCAGTCTAGAAAAAAATCCTCCGACTGGCGCAACAATAAACTCTGAAACTGGAAAGTTTACTTTTACTCCAACCGAATCTCAAGGTCCAGGTTCATACACATTTGATATTGTAGTTACAAAAGGTGCACAAGTAGATAGAGAAACGATCAAAATTACAGTCACTGAAAAAGTTGAAACAGATCCTCAACCAAAGCCCGAGCCAAAAGATGAACCAGAACCAAAAGATGAACCAGAACCAAAAGAACTAGAGATTCCAGCACCATTTGTTGAGGAGGCAAAAGATCCTCAGAGTTATGTTGACAGATACAACAATGAGGCTAGTTACAAAAAGTGGTTTGATGTCAATTATCCAGAATATTCTTCAATTTATCAAGCAGTAGGACTAGAAGAACCATTAGAGATTCCAGCACCATTTGTTGATGAGGCAAAAGATCCTCAGAGTTATGTTGACAGATACAACAATGAGGCTAGTTACAAAAAGTGGTTTGATGCCAATTATCCAGAATATTCTTCAATTTATCAAGCAGTAGGACTAGAAGAACCAAAAGAACTTGCTGCATTTGTTGATCCTAACCAAGATCCTCAATACTATATTGACAGATACAATAACGAACCAAAATACAAAGATTGGTTTGACAAGACATATCCAGACATAACAATCTATGAGGCAGTTGGTCTTGAAGAACCAGAAGTTATTGAGCCAGAATTTGGAGAGTGTGGACCTGGAACCAAACTGATTGACGGAAAATGTACTATTGTTAAAAATTCAAAAGAAGGCGGCGGATGCCTGATTGCAACTGCAACGTATGGCTCTGAGATGGCACCACAGGTGCAGCTCCTAAGAGAGATAAGAGACAGCAAAGTGATGAGCACAGAGTCAGGTGCATCATTTATGGCAGGATTCAACCAGTTTTACTATTCATTCTCACCGTATGTGGCAGACTATGAAAGAGAAAACCCAGTATTCAAAGAGATGGTAAGGATCGGAATAACCCCGATGCTTTCAACACTGTCAATAATGTCAATGGCAGATTCAGAGCAAGAGATTCTAGGATACGGCATTGCAGTAATCATGATGAATGTCGGAATGTATGTTGCAGCTCCGGCAATTATGATTTACGGAATTTCCAAAGTTAGAAAAGTTAGGTTTTAA
- the trxA gene encoding thioredoxin, with product MSDDPEIEKIKQRKLEEMLRQKDKPQVEHGITDLDGTNFDQIISAENPTLVDFWAEWCGPCKMMHPVFESLSKQYPNVKFARVNVDNNQNIAMRFGVQSIPTFIMFKSGQIVDKMMGAVGAPGIHMICKKHSK from the coding sequence ATGTCAGATGATCCTGAAATTGAAAAAATAAAACAAAGAAAACTGGAGGAAATGTTACGACAAAAGGACAAACCTCAAGTTGAGCATGGAATAACTGATCTTGATGGCACAAATTTTGATCAAATCATATCAGCAGAAAATCCAACACTTGTAGATTTTTGGGCAGAATGGTGCGGTCCCTGTAAAATGATGCATCCGGTATTTGAGAGCCTATCTAAGCAATATCCAAATGTAAAATTTGCACGTGTTAATGTAGATAACAATCAAAACATTGCAATGAGGTTTGGTGTACAATCAATACCCACATTTATCATGTTCAAATCAGGTCAAATTGTGGATAAAATGATGGGTGCTGTAGGGGCTCCAGGAATTCACATGATTTGTAAGAAACATTCTAAATGA